In Alkalihalobacillus sp. FSL W8-0930, a single window of DNA contains:
- a CDS encoding phosphotransferase, with protein sequence MDVQLIVGELLKENVIKTFPTTIVQPTGGTMSKVYVLDDTYVIKSNLPQMIKVEYEFFQMYHSLKLFPRVLYISPTYDYMVYSYMKGTVADQSIKKREVLEVLVEEVINHYTPGHNDGVWGWVDEPVYTWQAFLLNEVAEASILIGSRLKSNDHQAVKDLVQEVSSGVTPYVIHGDLGFHNFIFSENQLSGVIDPTPVFGDPLYDLIYAFCSTPEDLTKETLDGVVSFLNEDHKKDPYLLYGSVLIGLYLRLAACLKHHPDDIETYLKAWTYWLSIVFAYFGLKKARDS encoded by the coding sequence TTGGATGTACAACTGATTGTTGGTGAGTTACTTAAAGAGAATGTGATTAAAACCTTCCCTACTACTATAGTACAGCCAACTGGAGGGACGATGAGTAAGGTTTATGTTTTGGATGATACATATGTTATAAAATCAAATCTTCCTCAGATGATAAAAGTAGAATATGAGTTTTTCCAGATGTATCACTCACTAAAGCTCTTTCCGAGGGTATTATACATTTCTCCTACTTATGACTATATGGTGTATTCATATATGAAGGGAACCGTCGCGGACCAGTCTATTAAAAAGAGGGAGGTTCTCGAGGTATTAGTTGAGGAAGTCATCAACCACTATACTCCTGGTCATAATGATGGAGTGTGGGGATGGGTAGATGAACCGGTTTATACGTGGCAAGCATTTCTCTTAAATGAAGTGGCAGAAGCAAGTATTCTAATAGGTTCTCGATTAAAGTCAAATGACCACCAAGCTGTTAAGGATCTTGTGCAGGAGGTTTCTAGTGGAGTGACTCCGTATGTTATTCATGGGGACTTAGGCTTTCATAATTTTATTTTCTCAGAAAACCAATTAAGCGGAGTGATTGATCCGACTCCTGTGTTTGGAGATCCTTTGTATGATCTGATCTACGCTTTTTGTTCAACTCCTGAAGACTTGACTAAGGAAACCCTAGATGGTGTAGTATCTTTTCTCAATGAAGACCACAAAAAAGATCCATATCTTTTATATGGAAGTGTATTAATAGGATTGTATCTTAGGCTAGCAGCTTGCCTTAAACATCATCCGGATGATATTGAGACATATTTGAAGGCTTGGACGTATTGGCTGAGTATCGTATTTGCTTATTTTGGTTTAAAAAAGGCAAGGGATTCGTAG
- a CDS encoding glycine betaine ABC transporter substrate-binding protein, which yields MVGKKKLLSGALITAAVALTACGGDETGEGGTITLGHTTYSDGTAFAYVWKQLLEEEGYDVNITTFEKAFLFEGTINGDLDVAFPAWLPFTDEAYVTLDSDEMELTEDHLLYEGAHNGLVVPTYMEDINSIEDLPDAIDQFNGEIAGIDPGSSLMQIMNNDIIPHYQLDSYELTNSSEQAMMQQLDTAYQNQEPVVVTLWSPHYAFEDYDLKYLEDPDNVFGDPDSIYYMGRNGFSEDFPKADSWLKNSFFEENQLAELLSLRQELGDEEEAAAEWIENNRELTDSWLDN from the coding sequence ATGGTAGGTAAAAAGAAACTATTATCCGGTGCGCTAATCACTGCAGCTGTGGCGTTAACAGCCTGTGGAGGTGACGAAACGGGTGAAGGCGGCACGATTACGTTAGGTCATACTACATATTCTGATGGAACGGCCTTTGCTTACGTATGGAAACAGCTACTTGAAGAAGAAGGATACGATGTTAATATTACAACGTTTGAAAAGGCATTCTTATTTGAAGGAACCATTAACGGAGATTTAGATGTAGCATTTCCAGCATGGTTACCTTTTACCGATGAAGCCTATGTTACATTGGATTCAGATGAAATGGAATTAACAGAGGACCATCTTTTATATGAAGGTGCACATAATGGGTTAGTTGTCCCTACTTATATGGAAGATATTAATTCGATAGAAGATCTGCCTGATGCCATTGATCAATTTAATGGAGAAATAGCTGGAATCGATCCCGGTTCCTCACTTATGCAAATCATGAATAACGACATTATCCCTCACTATCAATTAGATTCGTACGAACTCACTAACTCATCTGAACAAGCGATGATGCAACAGCTTGATACAGCTTATCAAAACCAAGAACCTGTGGTTGTGACTCTTTGGAGCCCGCATTATGCATTTGAGGATTATGACTTGAAATACTTAGAAGACCCAGATAATGTGTTTGGCGATCCAGATAGCATTTATTATATGGGACGTAACGGATTCTCAGAAGATTTTCCAAAGGCCGACAGTTGGCTGAAGAACAGTTTCTTTGAAGAGAATCAATTAGCTGAGCTTCTTTCCCTTAGACAGGAATTAGGTGATGAAGAGGAAGCAGCGGCTGAATGGATCGAAAACAATCGTGAACTAACGGATAGTTGGTTGGATAATTAA
- a CDS encoding sulfite exporter TauE/SafE family protein gives MQSISGIGTGLVVVSVLPLFMTVKDTTLIILTILIFGGVTAVIKYYKYIEWKKITEFIIYVIIGRLIAFFILSNYGEMDAIKVWLGGFLFIVALYQLLLPRFSKKETATRKSPKRWVSFILGILAGIVGGMFGIGGIFIATFFIMLYPNQRFSYIVSIQVSAIISSIFSISLHAANGDIETSLLPFLIVGIIAVILGTVVGFKSLDKAKPQATKRNLLILILIASLNLMLFS, from the coding sequence TTGCAAAGTATTAGTGGAATTGGAACAGGGTTAGTTGTGGTTTCCGTATTACCTCTGTTTATGACAGTCAAAGACACAACCTTAATCATATTAACGATCTTAATATTTGGTGGTGTGACAGCTGTAATTAAATATTACAAATATATTGAGTGGAAGAAAATTACCGAGTTTATAATCTACGTAATCATCGGTCGACTCATCGCCTTTTTTATACTTTCAAATTACGGTGAAATGGATGCGATTAAAGTATGGCTTGGTGGCTTTTTGTTCATCGTGGCCCTTTATCAGCTTCTGCTTCCAAGGTTTTCAAAGAAAGAGACAGCAACAAGAAAGTCCCCAAAGCGATGGGTTAGCTTCATTCTTGGAATTCTTGCTGGGATTGTGGGAGGCATGTTTGGCATTGGAGGCATTTTTATTGCTACGTTTTTCATCATGCTTTATCCAAACCAACGCTTTTCCTATATTGTTAGTATACAAGTTTCAGCTATTATCTCCAGTATTTTTTCAATTAGTCTTCATGCAGCAAATGGAGATATTGAAACCTCCTTGCTGCCATTTCTCATAGTAGGTATTATTGCGGTAATCTTAGGGACTGTTGTTGGTTTTAAATCACTTGATAAAGCAAAACCTCAAGCGACTAAGAGGAACCTGCTGATTCTTATTTTAATTGCTTCATTGAACCTTATGTTATTTTCGTAA
- a CDS encoding GNAT family N-acetyltransferase, with protein sequence MNVRKATKQDLPEIVRMLADDVLGSKRESYQDPLPSEYDEAFNAIEEQKGNCILVAVEEEELLGFLQLTIIPGLSRMGMKRAQIEGVRVDEKHRGKRIGEKLFEDAFERAKEANCSMVQLTTDKTRKDAHRFYERLGFEASHDGMKRML encoded by the coding sequence ATGAATGTTAGAAAAGCAACCAAACAGGATCTACCAGAAATTGTTCGAATGTTAGCAGACGACGTCTTAGGCTCCAAACGAGAATCATACCAGGACCCTTTGCCAAGTGAATATGACGAAGCATTTAATGCAATAGAGGAACAAAAAGGAAATTGTATTCTAGTTGCCGTGGAAGAGGAAGAACTTCTTGGGTTTCTGCAGCTCACCATCATTCCCGGTCTATCGCGAATGGGGATGAAGCGCGCACAAATTGAAGGTGTTCGTGTCGACGAAAAGCATAGAGGCAAGCGCATTGGCGAAAAGCTTTTTGAAGATGCATTTGAACGTGCAAAAGAAGCAAATTGCAGCATGGTGCAACTAACCACGGATAAAACACGAAAAGACGCCCACCGTTTTTATGAGCGCCTTGGGTTTGAAGCGAGTCATGATGGGATGAAGCGGATGCTTTAA
- a CDS encoding amidohydrolase family protein: MKIFDAHLHIIDRRFPIYENQGFTPDSYTAEDYSVDAKRLSITNGAIVSGSFQKFDQTYLKESLKQLGSGFVGVTQLPYTTSDEEIIELNEAGVRGLRFNVNRGGSEDLSKLEAFSNRVYDLVGWHTELYINSARLADIYDALTTLPAVSIDHLGLSKSGSDDLLKLVSHGVKVKATGFSRLDFDAAEMIQDIYRINNDALMFGTDLPSTRAPRPFQDSDIDLVKKCLKDEEAIHKVLYQNAMDWYFRGNKS; encoded by the coding sequence ATGAAGATCTTTGATGCCCATCTACATATTATTGATAGACGTTTTCCTATTTACGAGAATCAAGGATTTACACCGGACTCTTATACAGCAGAAGACTACTCCGTTGATGCCAAGAGATTATCTATCACGAATGGCGCGATTGTATCTGGCTCCTTCCAAAAATTTGACCAGACGTATTTAAAGGAATCCCTTAAACAATTAGGCAGTGGGTTTGTTGGTGTCACTCAATTACCTTACACAACAAGCGATGAAGAAATCATTGAGTTAAATGAAGCTGGTGTGAGAGGGTTACGCTTTAATGTAAACAGAGGAGGTTCAGAAGATCTATCAAAATTGGAAGCCTTCTCAAATCGAGTGTATGACTTAGTCGGTTGGCATACGGAGTTATACATCAATTCTGCAAGATTAGCGGACATTTACGATGCGCTTACAACATTACCTGCCGTCTCCATTGATCACCTCGGATTATCTAAATCAGGTTCAGACGATTTATTAAAGCTTGTCTCTCATGGTGTAAAAGTAAAAGCAACGGGGTTTAGCCGATTAGATTTTGATGCAGCCGAAATGATTCAAGACATCTATCGAATCAATAATGATGCCTTAATGTTTGGAACGGATCTACCATCTACCCGTGCACCAAGACCCTTCCAGGATTCAGACATCGATCTTGTGAAAAAGTGTTTGAAGGATGAAGAAGCGATTCATAAAGTGCTGTATCAAAACGCAATGGATTGGTACTTCCGCGGAAATAAAAGTTAA
- a CDS encoding LysR family transcriptional regulator: MKVDDHQLIVALSEAGTIKEASKALLISQPAVSQRLKSIEAYWGKPLFIRTPKKLIPTPNGEKVISFSRNMMNETDQVMNALSMESGTVEGTLSLGVSSTIGQYYLPAVLGDFITNYPKVNIELFTGLSSEVIGQHEGFHVFITRGNKPKTHSFLLLEERLYLLRKVEAQSNVLIEFQTDSSFQTIVNQWFIQHPEQHVSTKVKVDQMETSKQLLKHGIGATVLPELAVGDLDLSDYHVTLLSNEDEQIIRKTWVSYSEYAGSFPQVQAFLAFIRSYNK, encoded by the coding sequence ATGAAGGTAGACGATCATCAATTAATTGTTGCGTTATCAGAAGCTGGTACGATTAAAGAAGCATCTAAAGCGCTTTTAATATCACAGCCTGCAGTTAGTCAACGACTTAAAAGTATCGAAGCCTATTGGGGAAAGCCGTTGTTTATTCGTACACCTAAAAAGCTAATCCCAACGCCGAATGGAGAGAAGGTCATTTCATTCTCTAGAAACATGATGAATGAGACGGACCAGGTTATGAATGCATTATCGATGGAGTCAGGTACGGTTGAAGGTACGTTATCATTGGGTGTTTCTTCAACGATTGGCCAGTATTATCTTCCAGCTGTGCTGGGTGATTTTATTACGAACTATCCAAAAGTAAATATTGAGCTTTTTACTGGATTATCAAGTGAAGTAATTGGGCAGCATGAGGGATTTCATGTATTCATTACTCGAGGAAACAAACCAAAGACTCATTCATTTCTTCTGTTAGAAGAGAGATTGTATTTATTGAGGAAGGTAGAGGCGCAATCAAATGTATTAATCGAATTTCAAACAGATTCAAGTTTCCAAACGATTGTTAACCAATGGTTTATTCAGCATCCAGAGCAACATGTGTCAACGAAAGTTAAGGTTGATCAGATGGAAACCTCTAAACAGCTGCTGAAACACGGAATTGGAGCCACTGTTCTGCCGGAGCTTGCTGTAGGTGACTTAGACCTATCAGATTATCATGTGACCTTGTTATCAAATGAAGATGAACAAATCATTCGGAAAACGTGGGTAAGCTATTCAGAATATGCCGGGTCATTCCCTCAGGTACAAGCGTTTTTAGCATTTATTCGTTCGTACAACAAGTAA
- a CDS encoding YdeI/OmpD-associated family protein: MNQNSKVDAFLERENKWKEEFTALRHIVCTAEVVEEFKWGNPCYTVNGKNVVLIHGFKEYCALLFMKGALLTDTDGLLVQQTENVQAARQIRFKDLQEVEKNREKIIAYINQVIEVEKAGLKVELNLDTEKTIPLELEQKFDENPDLEEAFKKLTPGRQRAYLLYFSQAKQAKTRVTRIEKYVQHILDGKGLKDE, from the coding sequence ATGAATCAAAACTCAAAGGTAGATGCTTTTTTAGAAAGGGAAAATAAATGGAAGGAAGAGTTTACCGCACTTCGCCACATCGTTTGTACAGCTGAAGTTGTTGAAGAGTTTAAGTGGGGTAACCCTTGTTATACAGTGAACGGAAAAAATGTCGTGTTGATTCATGGATTCAAAGAGTATTGTGCTCTCCTATTCATGAAAGGAGCCCTGCTTACAGATACAGATGGACTACTTGTTCAACAAACAGAAAATGTACAAGCAGCCAGGCAGATACGGTTTAAAGATCTACAAGAGGTTGAAAAGAACAGAGAAAAGATCATCGCGTACATAAATCAGGTGATTGAAGTAGAAAAGGCCGGATTAAAAGTGGAATTAAATCTCGATACAGAAAAGACAATTCCTTTAGAGCTCGAGCAGAAGTTTGATGAGAATCCAGACCTAGAAGAAGCCTTTAAAAAGTTGACGCCAGGACGCCAGCGGGCATATCTATTGTACTTCTCACAAGCGAAACAAGCCAAGACTAGAGTGACGAGAATTGAAAAATATGTCCAACATATTCTAGATGGAAAAGGGTTGAAGGATGAATAG